Genomic segment of Candidatus Methylomirabilota bacterium:
GCGGCGGTGGCGACCAGCGGCTCGTTCGCGCTCACCATGCTCGAGTGGGAGCAGCCGGACCTGATCGTCAGCTACGCCAAGGTGCAGGACATGGACGGCTACGAGCTGTTCACCATGGTGCGTCGCGATCCGGCCACCAAGGACACGCCGTTCCTGCTGCTCGCCGGTCGAGATCGGCCCATCGCTCTCGCCGCCACCGAAGCCGGCGTCGACATGACGGTGACCGGCGATTTCACGCTGGCGACCGTCATGCAGCGGATCAGGGAGCTACTCGGCGACGCCCCGCCCACCGTGGCGCCGGTGGCGATCCCGGCCAAGGGCCCGGCCAAGATGCCGGCCCGGACTCCGGCGGCCCCCCCGGCGCCGCCTCCGGTGAGCCGAGCGCCCGAGCCGAGCCGGAGCAGCTTCCAGGGCTCACTCGGCGTGATGGACCTGACCGAGCTCACCCAGGTCATCTCGCTGGGCGTCAAGACCGGCGAGCTCCACCTCTCCCTCTCCGGCGGCGAGGGATGCATCATCTTCGAGTCGGGGCGGGTGATCCACGCCGAGTTCTCCGGCCGCAGCGGCGAGCCGGCCTTCGCGGCCATGGTGGCGGCCTCCCAGCGGGAAGGGGAGGCGCGCTTCTGCTTCAACCGGGCCGAGCGGGAAGCGCTGGCCGGGCGGCCTCGGACCATCTCCCGCACGGTGGAACAGCTGCTGCTCAGCGTGGCGCAGGAAATCGACGAGACTACTCAGGGGCCAGACGTCCGCCAGCAGGCGGCCGCGTCCCACGGATCCCGGAGGGACGGATAGGTCATGCCCAAGGTGCTGGTGGTCGATGACAGCCTGAGCGTCCGCAAGGTGGTACAGCGGGCGCTGGAAGCCAAGCGTATCGAGGTGCTGTCGGCTGCATCGGGAACCGAGGCGATGGAGCAGATCGCCCGCGAAACGCCGGATCTCGTCGTGTGCGACGTGATCATGCCCGACATGGACGGGTACCAGATCTGCGACTTCGTGAAGAAGCACCCCGCGTTGGGGAAGACCCCGGTCATCCTCATCTCGGGCATCGTCAACAGCACCGTGCTCGAGCGCGCGGCGAAGGTGGGCTCCGACGACGTGATGCGGAAGCCGTTCGCGGCGGACGAGCTGTTGCACCGGATCGAAGGCTTTCTGTCCGTCCAGGCGCGCCCCGCCGCTTCGGCGCCCGCGGCCGCCCCGGTGGCCGCGGCTCCTGTTCTCGAGCCCACCGTGGACGTGCCGACTCCTGCGCCGATTTCGGCGGCGCCCGCGGCCGTTCCGCCCGCCCCGGTGGTCCGGCCGGCGGTGGTCGTGGAGCCGTTGCCCGACATCAAGCCGCTGCTCTCGGGGGTGGCCGACCTTCCCGGCGTGACCCTGACCGCGCTGATCGACCGCGAAGGCGCGTTGATGGAGGCAGCGGGGAGTCTCCTGCCCGAAGCGATGCTCGCCGGCGCGCTTGCCGCGTGCCTCGTCGAGTCGACCGACGGAGTGGGTCGCGCCCTGGCCCAGGGTCAGCTGCAGAGCGTGATCCTGGAATACGACGGCGGCGTGGTGCTGCTCAATGCAGTGGGGACCGGCGCGATGCTCGCTGTCGTCCTCGATGATCCGGCCGTGCTCGGGAAGGTCAGATACCACGTGAAGAAGGCGCTACCGGATCTGGTCCGGGCGGTGTGAGGCACTAGTCCATGAGAACCTCTCATCATCATTCGGTTTCAAGCGCCGGGCGCGTCTCGGCGTGGCTTGTCGCGGCACTGGGTCTGGCGGCCTACGTTGGCCTGATCTACGGGTTGACCGTGTTCCCGCTACAGTTCGAGCTGCCGGTGCCGCAGTGGGCGACATTCGCCGTCCCTGCGGTGGCCTACGGCCTGCTCGTCCTGCTCTTCGTTCGCCGTCCCACCATCATCCGATGGGTCGTGGGCACCGCTCTGCTCACGGGACTGCACGTCGCGCTCCTGATGGCTCGTGGGCCTCTCAGCGTGATGCTCGACCCGGCTCTCGCGGGCCGTCCGCTGCCATGGATGCTGCCGCCTCCGCTTCCGGAGCTCGTGGGGGTGTTCCTGCTCCTGGTGCCGCTGCGCGACCTGCTCCGGGCCCGGCCGCGGCTCGCACGTGAGCGCATTTCCGGGTCGAGCCGCGCCTCGTCCAGCGTGCGGGCTCGCGTATCGGTGGTCCCGCGGGTGCCGCAGGCTGCTCCATCCGACAGCCTCGACTCCCCGAAGAACCTGCCGGTGTGGGAGCGGAACGTCGGCGCGGAGTCGGTCGAGGTCCCGGCCCCGAGACCCGTTCCGGCCGCGGCTGCAGCCTCCGAGCCGACCCGCATGCCCGCCCCGCCCGACGAAACGAGCCGCCGCGCGGCCGCGCGGACTGAACGGCGTCCGGAGACGGTCAAGACGCCTCCACGCCGCTCCGACGTGGTCCTGCGGATCGCCCTCGATCGGATCATGGGACAACTGCCCCCCGGCACCTTCCTCGCGCCCGAGGACGAGGTCGCGGCGGCCCTTCGTGATCCGGGATACCTCCTCATCCCCGGCGAGCTCGTTGTCACCCAGCTATCCGAAGGCGTCGCCCGGATCGCGTGGAACGACATCGTCGATCAGTTCCCGTCGCGCCTCGTCGGACTGAGCCCCGAGGAGATCAGCGAGCACCTGGGCGAAGGAGTGAGGCTTCCGCTCGACGAAGTGGTGGGCCAGCTTCCGCACGAGCTGTTCGTCGCCGACACGCCCGAGGTCGACATCGCGGGGCTCGACCGCATCCCGGTGCCGTTCCAGCCGATGGAGGACTCCACGCCGGCGCCATCCCTGTCCCAGGCGGCGGCCGAGACTCGATCGGCGACGCCACCCGTCGAGGAGCCGTCCGATCCCGTTCCGGCCGCGCAGGCGCCCGAGCCGACGGTCACGCCGGAACCGGCTCCCCCGGTGGCCGAGACTCGCGCGCCGGCGGCGGCGCCGGCACCCAAGGCCGCGCCGGCCACTCCCACGGCCACCCAGGTTCAGGCGCCCTCCGAGCCGGCCCAGGCGTCTGTGCCCCCGGTCGTCGGCCCGCCGACGCCGAGTCCGGTCGTCGACGAGCCTGCCGTCGCGATCTCGTTTGCGCGGGTCGCGTCGGAGCTGCCGGCCGACGCCTTCAACGTTCCGCTCGACCAGGTGGCGGAGCGGATGAGGACGCCGCGCGCTCTGGTGGTGCCGCAATCCCTCGTGCTGTCCCAGCTCGCTGAGGGTTTGATCCGCGTGAAGTGGGACGCCGTCGCGTCACAGTTCCCGCGCGAAGCTCTCGCTGTTTCCGACCCCGACATGATGGGCCGGCTCCCGAACGGGATCACGCTCCCGCTCGACGAGGTGATCGGTCAGATCCCACCCGATCTGTTCATGGTCGGAGGTCCCGCCGTCGACCTGCACGGTCTCGAGAGCTTCCCGGCGCCGTTCCAGCCGGCCATCGCCGACCCGGCGCCTCAGAAACCCAAGGCGGAACAGGTGGATCCTCTCGCGGAGCCCGGCGGCTCTGCGCCGGTCGAGGAGCCACAACCGCTAGCCTCCGCCCACGTCATTCCAACCCCGGCGGTGGAAGCACCGCCGCCGGCGAACGTGGCCACTGAGCGTCTGGCGGAGGAGCCGCCGGTCACGCCGTTGTCCGCGGAGCCCGCGTCCCATCCGGCTGTGGTTGAGACGCCCCGAGCCCACGAGACTTCCGCCCCCGAGGTTGTCCCGCTCGATTCCGAGCCCGTGCCGGATCCGGTCAGCATCTCGGCTGCCGAATGGCCGGAGCCGCCTCTTTCGGGCCCGGCCACGGTGATGCAGTTGGACCCGCCTGCCGTATCGCCGGAGTCCGAGCCGGCAATCGTGGTGACACCGCCGGCGGCGGTGGCGGTGGTTTCTGATCGCGCCGAGCCCAGCTGGCGTCCAATCGAATCCCCCGCGCCCGGACCGGGCACCCTCCCCTCCGGGATGACGGAGCCTGAGGAGGCGCGGCGCATCGTGACCCTGCTCGCGCCGATCGCCTCGTTCGACGTCAGCAGCCAGTCTGCGGAGGGGGTGACCGTCTATGCGCTGTCGGCGCCCCGGGTGGCACCGGAAATCGCCGTCGCCGGAGCGGGCCTGGCGTTGCCCCTGTTCACCGAGCGGCTCGCGCCCTGGTCGATCGATCAGATCACGTTCCGTGGCCCGGAAACGGCCCTGGTGCTCACCGCGGTCGGCTCTCCGGGTGATCGCCGAGTGCTCGCGGCCGCGGTGCCGCGGGGAGGAGGATTGGCCTTGCTCGAAATACTCTGCCGGCGAGCCGCCGGCGACCACGGCGACGGAGCGATCCGCGCCTCGATCGGCGAGGGTCAGCCGGGCAGCCGGAGCCTCGCTGCGACCTCCGCCGAACGGGTGGCGGCCCTCACCTCGTCCCTGACCGCGTTTGGCGGGGTCACCGCATCCGCCCTGCGCGACATTGGCGGCGAAGGCCTCCTCTACCTCTTCCTGCCGGCCGGCGCGGACGTGGCCGGAATCGGGGCGCTCGCGCAAGACGTCGAGGCGATCATGCGCAAAGCCGCGGGGTCCGGAGCCGTGTTCCGGACGGCGGTCTTGCGATCCGGTCGGACGCTCCTGGTGGTTCAGCCGGAGGAGGTCGCGCATGGTCGGTCCATCATCGTGGTGGCGGGCGGCGAGGTGAGCCGGCCCGGCCTGGCCTACCGTCAACTGGAGCGCGTGACCGCCGCGCTCGCGCAGGCCTGAGGCGGCGCGATGTCCATCATCAACTACGCGCAGAAAGAGATCAGCTTCAAGGTCGTGTACTACGGAACCGGCGTGGCCGGCAAGACCGCGAATCTCCAGTACATCTATCGGGGGCTGCCGGACGTGAACCGGGGAAACATGGTCTCGCTCGCGACCGGTGACGATCGCACGCTGTTCTTCGACTTCCTGCCCGTCTCTGCGGTGACGGTGCGGAACTTCGTGGCCAAGTTCCAGCTCTATACGGTGCCGGGTCAGGTGTACTACAACATGACCCGCAAGCTCGTCCTCCGGGGCGTGGACGGCATCGTGTTCGTGGCCGACTCGCAGTGGGATCGGCTGCGCGAGAACGTGGAAAGCTTCCGAAACCTCGAAGAGAATCTGAAGGAATACGGATACAATCTGGACGATATTCCCTACGTCATCCAGTACAACAAGCGGGATCTGCCGAACATCGCGCCGGTCGAGTATCTCGAGTACATGCTCAATCGGAGGAGCCGGCGGGTCCCGTACTTCGAATCGGTAGCGGTGGAGGGCAAGGGGGTATTCGACACGCTGAACACCGTGTCGCGCATGGTGCTCGTCGCGGGCTTTGGACAAGAACAGGGGGCGCTCAATGAGTCAACATGACAACCTGGCCATCCACGAGGAGGACGCGCAGCGGATCAACGGCGTGCTCCTGCACTTCCTGGGCGAGTCGGGCGCGATGGAGGCACTCCTGATCGACCGGAGCGGGCAGCTCCTCGCCCGCGGCGGCGCGTCTCGCTCGCTCGACACCGTCTCGCTCTCCGCCCTCGCGGCGGGGGCCTTCAGCTCCACCGCGGCCATGGCCCGCCTCCTCGGCGAGACGGAGTTCACGATGCTCTTCCACCAGGGGGTGAAGGAGAGCATCCACGTGGCCGCGGTCGACGAGCAGGCGATTCTGCTCGCCATCTTCGACAGTCGGACCACGGTGGGCATGGTCCGCCTCTTCGCAAAAGAGGCGGGCACGGCCATCGGGGCCATCCTGGCCGAGACCCGTACGCGGCCTCGCCGCACCGGAGTGCTGGCCACCCCTCTTCACAAAGACGAGGTTCAGTCGTCGCTCCGGGAGCGGCCGGCCTGAGCTGACGGACAATCACGACCATGGCCCAGATCGAGAACAGGACTTCGCTGTCCCCTGAAGAGAAGCGGTCGCTCTCCGAGTCGGCCCGGCTCTGCGAGATGATCGTGGAAGCCAACCCGTCCGACACGGGCGCGCTCGAGACGCTCAAGGAGATCTACACCAAGCTCGCCGATCGGGACAATCTCGCCCGCGTCGTCGCCCGGCTGGCCGGAACGGTCGGCGGCCGGCCCTCCGCCAGCGTCATCCCGAGCGCGGCCGCGGGCATCGCTCCGGCGGCCGATCCGGTGCTGGCCACGCCCCCCGGTGACAACGGGGACGGCCGTGGCGCCGGTCGGCGCGGCGCCGTCCCGCCGACGTCGATGCCCATGGCGTCGTCCCCGTCGATGGGGACGTCGATGAGCGAGCGCCGACAGGGCAGTATGTCGCGTCTCGGCGATCGGCTGGTCGCGGAAAAGCTGATCAGCACCGACCAGCTCCAGAAGGCGCTGGCCGAGCAGAAGGGCAGCGCCGAGAAGCTTGGAACGATCCTGGTGCGGCTGAACTTCATTACCGAGGACAGCCTCGTCTCGTTCCTGTCCAAGCAGTACGCGATCCCCGCCATCACGGTCGCCCAGGTGGACCCGGATCCCGACGTGCTCAAGCTCGTGCCCGAGCAGATCGCCAAGAAGCACGGGGTGCTGCCCATCAAGCGCATGGGCAACACGCTGACCCTGGCCATGGCGGATCCCACGAATGTGTTCGCCCTGGACGACGTCGGCTTCATGACCGGGTTGCAGATCCAGCCGGTGGTCGCCTCGGAGGCGGCGATTCGCAAGGCCTTCGAGCGCCTCTACGAGACCGGCGCCAACGTCACGGACATGATGAGCCAGCTGGAAGAGGCCGACACCGACGTCGAGGTCGTCGAAGGCGGCGAGGAGACCTTCAGCAAGGCCGACATCTTCGACCTCAAAGAATCTGCCGACGAGGCGCCGGTCGTCCGGCTCATCAACATGATCCTCACCGACGCGATCCGACGGGGGGCGTCCGACATCCATCTGGAGCCCTACGAGAAGGTGTTCCGGGTGCGGTTCCGCATCGACGGTGTCCTCCACGAGATCATGACGCCGCCCAAGCGTCTGGAGGCCGCGCTGACCTCGCGCGTCAAGATCATGGCGACGCTGGATATCGCGGAGCGCCGGCTGCCCCAGGACGGGCGCATCAAGCTGCGCTATCACCAGCGCGAGATCGACTTTCGCGTCTCGACCCTGCCGACCATCTTCGGCGAGAAGACGGTCATGCGGATCCTCGACAAGGAGGCGCTGCAGCTCGACCTCAGCGCCCTCGGGTTCGACCCGTGGAGCCTCGAGCAGTTCACCAAGGCGATCCATAGTCCGTACGGCATGATCCTGATCACGGGGCCCACCGGCTCCGGCAAGACGACCACGCTCTACTCCGCGATCCACACGATCAACTCCCCGGACATCAACATCATGACCGCCGAGGATCCGGTCGAGTACAACCTGAAGGGCGTGAACCAGGTGCAGGTCAACGACGAGATCGGCCGCACCTTCGCGGCGTGCCTGCGCAGCTTCCTGCGGCAGGACCCGGACGTGATCCTGGTCGGTGAGACCCGCGATCTCGAAACCGCGCAGATCGGTATCCGGGCCGCGCTCACCGGTCACCTCGTGCTCACCACGCTGCACACCAACGATTGCCCGTCCACCCCGGCTCGACTGCTCGACATGGGCATCCCGCCCTTCCTGGTCTCCTCGTCACTGCAGCTCATCCTGGCCCAGCGGCTGGGGCGTAAGGTGTGCCGGGACTGCCGGGAGCCCTACGAGGCGAGCGAGGAGAGCCTGGTGCCGTACGGCCACATACCGCAAGGGCTCGGCACCATCAACTTCTACAAGGGTAAGGGCTGCCAGACCTGCAACTTCACCGGCATGAAGGGGCGAGTCGCGATCTACGAGGTCATGCCGGCCACCACCGAGCTGCGCGACATGATCCTGCGCAACGCCACCACCAACGAGATCCTGGGCGTGGCCATCTCGCAGGGCATGAAGACGCTTCGCCAGAACGCGCTGCAGAAGGTGATCGACGGCGTGACGACGGTGGAGGAAGTGCTCCGAGTGACGCTGGGTTAGTACGCGGTCAGGCGGCGCCCGCGTTGCGCCAGGTGCCGCGAAGGCGATCCACGGCGCGGCCGAGGGCCGCCCGGACCGCTTCCGCGTTCACGTTTCGGTCCGCTACCAGCGTGAGATAGCCGACCGGGCTGCCTCCCACGAAGACCGTCCCGTCGTCGGCCGAGAACATCGCCGTGCGGAACGCGCCCCGCTCCAGCCGGGTCGCCCCCAGCTCCAGCTCTCGGCCCAGGGTCGCCGCGAGGGCGGCCAGCGCCTCCACCGGGAACCGCGGCGGCAGCTCGGCGGTGATGACGAGGCCGTCCGGGGTCACGATGAGCCCACCGCGGACGCCATCGAGCCGGATCAGCTCGAAGACGGTTTCGCGGAATGCCTGCGCGCGCGACCCTCGTGGACTGGTCGCTTCCGGCGAAGCGGTCGGCTCGGACGGGATCTGGGCCTCGGCCATGGTCAACTCTTGATGTTCAGATCGGTCCAGAGCCGGCCCACTTGCACGAGCCCGGCTCCGACGTCGATGTCGCGGGGCAGGGCGACCCCCAGGATCACGCCGCCGTCACTCCGCAGGAAGGTCATCTCCGAGGCGCCTTCGACGACGCCGCGTCGCAGCGGCCCGAGCCCGGCCCGCGCGAGCGTGGCCGAGGCGATGCGATAGACCTGGATCATGTGCTGGGCGAGCTGCCGCTGACGCTCCTCGCTGCCCTGCGCGAACACGAGCGTGCCGTCGGTGTGGGTCAGGATGAGATCCCGCGCGCCCGGAGGCGGGCGGAGTCGGTCCGTGCTGATCGTGCCGACGGCGGCCGGAGCGGCCACCGCCGGCGCCGACCACGTGGCGACCATCTCCTGCAGCGCCTTGGCCTCGGGGAAGTCCGGAAAGTACTGGATGGCTCGATCCAGGAACGGCCGACAACCTTCGATGTCGCCCTCCTCCAGCGCGATGCGCGCGAGCCCGAACAGCGCGCGCGGATGATACGGGTCCAGCGCGAGCACGCGCCGGAACGATTCCTTGGCCGCGGGCATGTCGCGAAACACGACGTGGAGGTAGGCGTCGAGGAGATGTCCCACCGAGATATTGGGCGCGAGGCGCAGGCCTTCCGCGATCAGATCGGCCGCTTCCTCGTATCGGCCCTCGTGGCGATATTGGTCGGCCAGGCGGAACAGCGAGGCCGCGGAACGCGGCCGGACGAGACCGGTGAGGCCGCTCCAGGTGCGCTCGAGGAACGTGGCTAGACTCACCCGCCGACCTCCCTCGTCCAGGGGTTACCCAGCCTGGAGATCATCGTTGACGAGCATCATAACATGCGGTCGTCGAGGCAATTCCAAACTCCGGGCCTCCGGCAAGCCTCGGAGGAGGGAAGAACCTTCC
This window contains:
- a CDS encoding response regulator produces the protein MANAKVLVVDANQDSRAALAHALTESGYEAAVATSGSFALTMLEWEQPDLIVSYAKVQDMDGYELFTMVRRDPATKDTPFLLLAGRDRPIALAATEAGVDMTVTGDFTLATVMQRIRELLGDAPPTVAPVAIPAKGPAKMPARTPAAPPAPPPVSRAPEPSRSSFQGSLGVMDLTELTQVISLGVKTGELHLSLSGGEGCIIFESGRVIHAEFSGRSGEPAFAAMVAASQREGEARFCFNRAEREALAGRPRTISRTVEQLLLSVAQEIDETTQGPDVRQQAAASHGSRRDG
- a CDS encoding roadblock/LC7 domain-containing protein; the encoded protein is MAEAQIPSEPTASPEATSPRGSRAQAFRETVFELIRLDGVRGGLIVTPDGLVITAELPPRFPVEALAALAATLGRELELGATRLERGAFRTAMFSADDGTVFVGGSPVGYLTLVADRNVNAEAVRAALGRAVDRLRGTWRNAGAA
- a CDS encoding ADP-ribosylation factor-like protein, which encodes MSIINYAQKEISFKVVYYGTGVAGKTANLQYIYRGLPDVNRGNMVSLATGDDRTLFFDFLPVSAVTVRNFVAKFQLYTVPGQVYYNMTRKLVLRGVDGIVFVADSQWDRLRENVESFRNLEENLKEYGYNLDDIPYVIQYNKRDLPNIAPVEYLEYMLNRRSRRVPYFESVAVEGKGVFDTLNTVSRMVLVAGFGQEQGALNEST
- a CDS encoding response regulator, which produces MPKVLVVDDSLSVRKVVQRALEAKRIEVLSAASGTEAMEQIARETPDLVVCDVIMPDMDGYQICDFVKKHPALGKTPVILISGIVNSTVLERAAKVGSDDVMRKPFAADELLHRIEGFLSVQARPAASAPAAAPVAAAPVLEPTVDVPTPAPISAAPAAVPPAPVVRPAVVVEPLPDIKPLLSGVADLPGVTLTALIDREGALMEAAGSLLPEAMLAGALAACLVESTDGVGRALAQGQLQSVILEYDGGVVLLNAVGTGAMLAVVLDDPAVLGKVRYHVKKALPDLVRAV
- the pilB gene encoding type IV-A pilus assembly ATPase PilB, which codes for MSRLGDRLVAEKLISTDQLQKALAEQKGSAEKLGTILVRLNFITEDSLVSFLSKQYAIPAITVAQVDPDPDVLKLVPEQIAKKHGVLPIKRMGNTLTLAMADPTNVFALDDVGFMTGLQIQPVVASEAAIRKAFERLYETGANVTDMMSQLEEADTDVEVVEGGEETFSKADIFDLKESADEAPVVRLINMILTDAIRRGASDIHLEPYEKVFRVRFRIDGVLHEIMTPPKRLEAALTSRVKIMATLDIAERRLPQDGRIKLRYHQREIDFRVSTLPTIFGEKTVMRILDKEALQLDLSALGFDPWSLEQFTKAIHSPYGMILITGPTGSGKTTTLYSAIHTINSPDINIMTAEDPVEYNLKGVNQVQVNDEIGRTFAACLRSFLRQDPDVILVGETRDLETAQIGIRAALTGHLVLTTLHTNDCPSTPARLLDMGIPPFLVSSSLQLILAQRLGRKVCRDCREPYEASEESLVPYGHIPQGLGTINFYKGKGCQTCNFTGMKGRVAIYEVMPATTELRDMILRNATTNEILGVAISQGMKTLRQNALQKVIDGVTTVEEVLRVTLG
- a CDS encoding tetratricopeptide repeat protein, encoding MSLATFLERTWSGLTGLVRPRSAASLFRLADQYRHEGRYEEAADLIAEGLRLAPNISVGHLLDAYLHVVFRDMPAAKESFRRVLALDPYHPRALFGLARIALEEGDIEGCRPFLDRAIQYFPDFPEAKALQEMVATWSAPAVAAPAAVGTISTDRLRPPPGARDLILTHTDGTLVFAQGSEERQRQLAQHMIQVYRIASATLARAGLGPLRRGVVEGASEMTFLRSDGGVILGVALPRDIDVGAGLVQVGRLWTDLNIKS
- a CDS encoding roadblock/LC7 domain-containing protein; the protein is MSQHDNLAIHEEDAQRINGVLLHFLGESGAMEALLIDRSGQLLARGGASRSLDTVSLSALAAGAFSSTAAMARLLGETEFTMLFHQGVKESIHVAAVDEQAILLAIFDSRTTVGMVRLFAKEAGTAIGAILAETRTRPRRTGVLATPLHKDEVQSSLRERPA